The Chanos chanos chromosome 6, fChaCha1.1, whole genome shotgun sequence genome includes a region encoding these proteins:
- the nop53 gene encoding ribosome biogenesis protein NOP53, translating to MAAARRNRRMAALQPGFLPVKPDLDNGTLNIGKRKRVNKNKKKNWNRHSDIQDVEEFLDDVRLQERAVGGLIADKPDESLFFVDIGEEENKDVQPDEEEKKGKPSRPLRIDLILQPDSKVPPPKDVLAHQRPNAKKERRIAQRAEKLAAKGVVPRRQKLLQLRRAAAAAGTLVKEKPVPNTNPNRAFYDLWSAGGEQSTEAADPYYLEQTKKKLVKRPEKLNDKPSVLPAIEVIAPGGSYNPDFFSHQALLREAHEVEVKKLKAEQKLERQLAVKKEDKATEETIFKEQVEGLIEEEEEEEEEEGAGREGGENAEESAMGPAAQQEKKTEKQRKKEKAEKIKEMQRRAERQAISRRQQLFQLRSIHAELKKREQRTKLRQSQRKARQEAQKAMPRRLGRLKYQDPDLDVQLSDELAGSLRTLKPEGSVLKDRFKSFQKRNLIEPRERAKFKRKYKLKYVEKRAFKEIK from the exons ATGGCTGCGGCTAGGAGAAATAGGCGCATGGCTGCCTTGCAGCCTGGATTTCTACCTGTTAAACCAGATCTAGACAACGGCACTTTGAATATCGGGAAGAGAAAACGtgttaacaaaaacaagaaaaagaactggAATAGGCACAGCGACATACAAGATGTGGAAGAGTTTCTGGATGACGTGAGACTTCAAGAAAGAGCCGTCGG GGGTTTGATAGCGGACAAACCGGACGaaagtctcttttttgttgacatcggagaggaagagaacaaaGATGTGCAGCCAg atgaagaagagaagaaaggaaaaccTTCTCGACCGTTGAGGATAGACCTGATTCTGCAGCCGGACTCTAAAGTACCTCCACCTAAAGA TGTCCTAGCTCACCAGCGGCCTAATGCCAAGAAAGAGCGGCGTATCGCCCAGAGGGCCGAGAAGCTGGCCGCTAAGGGCGTGGTCCCCCGGCGGCAGAAGCTGCTCCAGCTGCGCAGAGCGGCTGCGGCTGCGGGTACTTTGGTAAAGGAGAAACCCGTCCCCAACACCAATCCCAACAGGGCCTTCTACGACCTGTGGAGCGCAGGGGGAGAGCAGA GCACAGAGGCAGCGGATCCCTATTACCTAGAACAGACGAAGAAGAAACTGGTCAAG aggccAGAAAAGCTGAACGATAAGCCGTCCGTTCTCCCGGCCATCGAGGTCATCGCCCCGGGAGGTTCCTATAACCCTGATTTCTTCTCGCATCAG gcTTTGCTCCGTGAAGCTCACGAGGTGGAGGTAAAGAAACTAAAAGCAGAGCAGAAATTGGAACGACAGCTGGCCGTGAAGAAGGAAGACAAAGCTACTGAg GAGACCATCTTTAAGGAGCAGGTGGAGGGCCTGatcgaggaggaggaggaagaagaagaggaggaaggagcaGGGCGGGAAGGAGGAGAAAACGCTGAGGAGTCCGCCATGGGCCCAGCGGCACAGCAGGAGAAGAAAACggagaagcagaggaagaaagaaaaggccgaGAAGATAAAG GAGATGCAGAGGCGGGCAGAGCGCCAGGCGATTTCCAGACGACAGCAGCTCTTCCAGCTGCGCTCCATTCACGCCGAGCTGAAGAAACGGGAGCAGAGAACCAAACTGAGACAAAGCCAACGCAAAGCTCGCCAGGAGGCCCAGAAAGCCATGCCCCGCCGCCTGGGACGGCTAAA ATACCAGGACCCTGATCTGGACGTCCAGTTGAGCGATGAGTTAGCCGGTTCACTGCGGACGCTTAAG CCAGAGGGCAGCGTACTAAAGGACCGCTTCAAGAGCTTCCAGAAGAGGAACCTGATCGagccaagagagagagccaa GTTCAAGAGGAAATACAAACTCAAGTATGTGGAGAAGAGAGCCTTCAAGGAGATAAAGTGA
- the gjd1b gene encoding gap junction delta-2 protein: MGEWTILERLLEAAVQQHSTMIGRILLTVVVIFRILIVAIVGETVYEDEQTMFLCNTMQPGCNQACYDKAFPISHIRYWVFQIILVCTPSLCFITYSVHQSAKQRDRRYSFLYPMIERDYSRDGARKLRNINGILVQHSDGGGGGKEEPDCLEVKEIPNAPRGLTHGKSSKVRRQEGISRFYIIQVVFRNALEIGFLAGQYFLYGFNVPGIFECDRYPCLKEVECYVSRPTEKTVFLVFMFAVSGICVVLNLAELNHLGWRKIKAAIRGVQARRKSICEIRKKDMAHLSQPPNLGRTQSSESAYV; the protein is encoded by the exons ATGGGGGAATGGACCATCTTAGAGCGCCTCCTAGAGGCTGCTGTACAGCAGCACTCCACTATGATTGGCAG aattcTGCTGACGGTGGTGGTGATTTTCCGAATTCTGATCGTGGCGATCGTCGGCGAAACGGTTTACGAGGACGAGCAGACCATGTTCTTGTGTAACACCATGCAGCCGGGCTGTAACCAGGCCTGCTACGACAAGGCCTTCCCCATCTCTCACATCCGTTACTGGGTCTTTCAGATCATCCTGGTGTGCACGCCCAGCCTCTGTTTCATCACCTACTCCGTCCACCAGTCGGCCAAACAACGGGACAGACGCTACTCCTTCCTGTACCCGATGATCGAACGCGACTACAGCCGGGACGGAGCGCGGAAGCTCCGGAACATCAACGGAATCTTGGTGCAGCATTCAGACGGAGGCGGCGGAGGAAAGGAGGAACCCGACTGCCTGGAGGTGAAGGAGATTCCCAACGCTCCTCGAGGCCTGACCCACGGGAAGAGCTCCAAGGTGCGTCGTCAGGAGGGGATCTCCCGTTTCTACATCATCCAGGTGGTGTTCAGGAACGCGCTGGAGATCGGGTTCCTGGCCGGGCAGTATTTCTTGTACGGTTTCAACGTGCCGGGGATTTTCGAGTGCGACCGCTACCCGTGCCTGAAGGAGGTGGAGTGCTACGTATCCAGGCCCACGGAGAAAACAGTCTTCCTGGTGTTCATGTTCGCGGTGAGCGGGATCTGCGTGGTACTCAACCTGGCCGAACTCAACCATTTGGGGTGGAGGAAGATCAAAGCGGCCATCCGAGGGGTGCAGGCCAGAAGAAAGTCCATCTGCGAGATCCGTAAGAAAGATATGGCCCACCTGTCGCAGCCTCCTAACCTGGGTAGAACCCAGTCCAGCGAATCTGCTTACGTCTGA